The following proteins come from a genomic window of Lycium ferocissimum isolate CSIRO_LF1 chromosome 4, AGI_CSIRO_Lferr_CH_V1, whole genome shotgun sequence:
- the LOC132052473 gene encoding probable pectate lyase 18, whose translation MATSFISLFFLLSFLLLIPSLLASSPLQNPQSVVDQVDRSINVSRRNLGYLSCGTGNPIDDCWRCDPNWEKNRQRLADCAIGFGKNAVGGRDGKIYVVTDSGNDDPVTPKPGTLRYAVIQNEPLWIIFARDMVIQLKEELIMNSFKTIDGRGASVHIADGPCITIQGVTNIIIHGIHIHDCKQGGNAMVRNSPQHYGWRTISDGDGVSIFGGSHIWVDHCSLSNCMDGLIDAIMGSTAITISNNYMTHHDKVMLLGHSDSHVQDKNMQVTIAFNHFGEGLVQRMPRCRHGYFHVVNNDYTHWKMYAIGGSANPTINSQGNRFLAPDIRFSKEVTKHEDAPESEWKNWNWRTDGDLMLNGAFFVKSGAGASSNYAKASSLSAKPSSLISSIVSGAGALSCRKGSRC comes from the exons ATGGCCACCTCctttatttctctctttttcctcttGTCCTTTCTTCTCTTAATTCCTTCCCTCCTTGCCTCTTCTCCCTTACAAAATCCCCAATCTGTTGTTGATCAAGTTGATAG GAGCATAAATGTGTCAAGGAGGAACTTGGGCTATCTCTCATGTGGCACTGGAAACCCTATAGATGACTGCTGGCGTTGTGACCCCAACTGGGAAAAAAACCGCCAAAGGCTAGCTGATTGTGCTATTGGCTTCGGCAAGAATGCCGTTGGTGGCAGAGACGGCAAAATATACGTGGTCACTGACTCCGGCAACGACGATCCCGTTACCCCTAAACCAGGCACTCTCCGATATGCTGTTATTCAAAACGAGCCGTTGTGGATTATTTTTGCTAGGGATATGGTCATTCAACTGAAAGAAGAACTTATTATGAATTCTTTCAAGACTATTGATGGAAGAGGAGCTAGCGTTCACATTGCAG ATGGGCCATGCATAACCATACAAGGTGTGACCAATATTATCATCCATGGAATCCACATACATGATTGTAAGCAAGGGGGGAATGCTATGGTGAGGAACTCCCCACAGCACTATGGGTGGAGGACTATATCAGATGGTGATGGAGTGTCCATATTTGGTGGAAGTCATATTTGGGTAGACCATTGCTCCTTGTCTAATTGCATGGATGGGTTGATTGATGCTATTATGGGGTCCACTGCAATTACCATTTCTAACAATTACATGACTCACCATGATAAAGTTATGTTATTGGGACACAGTGATTCCCATGTACAGGACAAGAACATGCAAGTAACCATTGCTTTCAATCACTTTGGAGAAGGCCTTGTCCAAAGAATGCCAAG ATGTAGACATGGTTACTTCCATGTGGTAAACAATGACTATACACACTGGAAAATGTATGCCATTGGTGGTAGTGCTAATCCCACCATTAATAGCCAGGGCAACAGATTCCTTGCTCCTGATATCAGATTCAGCAAAGAG GTGACAAAGCATGAGGATGCACCAGAAAGTGAATGGAAGAATTGGAATTGGAGGACTGATGGGGACTTAATGTTAAATGGTGCATTTTTCGTAAAATCAGGAGCTGGAGCCTCTTCAAACTATGCCAAGGCTTCAAGCTTAAGTGCTAAACCTTCTTCACTAATAAGTTCCATTGTCTCCGGTGCCGGCGCCCTTAGTTGCCGGAAAGGTTCCCGTTGCTGA